The sequence GGCCAGCCGATACGCTCCCCCAGGACGGCCAGGATGATTTCCAGCTTCTCCGGAGCGATCAGCAGCGGCGTCCCGATGATGCGGGCCGCGAGATGGGGCAAGCGCATGGTTGCAAAATCTCCAGGCGTGACTACAATTGTGGTAAATGGATCGAGGGTATTGATATGAGCGTTTCCGTCCGCATCGACGACACCCTGGTGGAAGAGGCCCGCGCCGCCGCCAAGGCCGAATTCCGCACGGTCCAAGGCCAAATCGAGTTCTGGGCCAAGGTGGGCCGGGCCGCCCTGGACAACCCGGACCTGCCGGCCAGCTTCATCGCCGAGAGCCTGATGGCGATGAAAGAGCCGCGCGAGCAGGCCGAACCCTTCGTGCCGCGTACTCGCAAATCCAAATGACCTGGGAGGTGCGGCAAACGCGCCGCTTTGCCCGGGCCTACAAGAAACTGCATGACAACATCGCCGCGGATGTGGATGCGGCGGTCGCCGCGATCGCCGAGGATCCCGACATCAGCGAGAAGAAAAAGGGCGATCTCGCCCGGCTCTGGGTCTACAAATTCCGCAGCCAGGGCCAGCTCTATTTGCTGGGCTACACCCGGGAAGACGAAGTGCGCCTGATCTGGCTCGAGGCCATGGGGCCGCACGAGAACTTCTATCGCGATCTCAAACGCTGAGGCTCAGCCCTTGGCGGTTTGCGTCGCCGCCGTCTGCTGCCGCGGATCGGAGTCGAACACCAGTCCCAGCTCGTCGGCGCGCCGGTTGTCCGCGGCGATCTCGCGATCCACGTCCTCGGCGTCGTAGCCGAAGGCGGAGATCGCCTCGGATCGGCTCATGAGCCCGGCACGGATGGCGGTGAGCAGCGCCTTGAACTCCTTCTCGGGATCCACCCACTGCCAGCCCTGCGGGATCCACTTGCAGTTGAGGTACTCCCGCCGGCGGAGGGCGAAGTCGGGCAATGGCAGCGCGCCTTCCAGCGCCGCCTGTTCCATCCAGGCGCGCCATACCGGACGGCAGAACTGGTGCACGATCACGCCGTGCTGGATCGCCTCGCAGCGGCGCCGGAACTCCAGCAGCCCCGCGCGGATACTGGAGTAGTTCACGCCGGTGAGGTCCCCGGTCAGCTGCTCGTAGGTGACGCCGATGGCGGCGGCCACTGCGCGGAACTGGGTGCGCAGGAACTCCGAATAAGAACCGCCCACGTCGGCCGGATCGGAGAACTTGACGTCCTCGCCGGGCTCCAGAATCTGCAGGGTGCCGGGCTCGAGTCCGGCCAGCGCCACGCCGGAGGCATCCGCTTCCCCTTCGCCCATGAGGTTGTCCTCCGGGCTCTGGCGGGTGATGAAGCCGGCGAACATGGCGGCGGTCTTTTTGCGCACCAGTTCGGCGTCGTCGTACTGGTCGAGTTCGTTGAGTTTGACCAGCGCCCGCGAGAGCCAGGGCTCGCCCCGGATCTGTCCCGGCCGCAGGGGTCGGAACAGATGGATGATCTCGGCGGCCGGCACCCGCACGGTTTCCCTATCGGCGCTGCCAGCGGGGCTCAGCGTGCCGTCCTCCGGGTGGACGCGATAGAGGTGGTAGGCGACGCGCCGGCCCAGCTTGTCGAACTCGATGCCGGCGCGGATCCGGTTGCCGTTGGGCGCCTCGGTATTCAGGGTCAGCGGCAAATGCTCGGGTTCCAGCAGTTGCAGCTGGAGCGGCACCGACAGGCCGTCCTCGCGACGGCGCGGGCGCAGCCGCACGAGGCATTCGCCGCCTTCCAGCATGGCCCGGCAGGCGAGCGCCTGCAGGCCGTAGAAGTCGGTGAGCCCCGCGCTGTCTGCCTCCTCGGTCCAGACCCACCACAACGACTGGATCGCTTTGCGCAGCTCGGCATCCTCGACCAGGCTCTGCGGCTTGATGCCGGTGCCGACGGCGTTGGCCACGAAGGCCTCGACGGCGGCCGAGGCCCAGGCGTTGCGGCGCACTAGGTCGCGGGACTTGGCGCGCAGCTCGCTGTTCGTGGCGAGCATGGCGGCCACCGCGCCGGGATTGCCGGGCGTCCAGACGACACTGCGTCGCCCGCGGCCCGCCGCCTCGTGCACGGGCGGGCTCTTGAGCCGGCTGCGGATGCGCTGGAACCAGCCCATCTCAGAAGCCCTTGTCCGTGGTGAGGCGGATCTGGCGCACCGGCGTCCGTCCCTGATCTCGGGCCAGACTCGCATCGATCTCGCGCAGCGCCGCGCGCAGCTCGGCCACCGAGCGGTACTCCACCGTCTTGTCGCCGAAGGTCACGCGCCGCTCGCCCCGGGCCAGGGCGCGCTCCAGGGCCTCGCGGTCGGCCTGGGTCCAGGCCATCTCAGGCGCCCGCCAGCGCGGCCAGTTCCAGCACCAGATCGGTCTGATCGGTCTGGCCGTTTCGGTAGACGATCCTCGCGAAGCGACCGACAGGACGCCCCAGAACAGTGAAAGTACCCGTTCATTGCGCCAGGCCAAGCCTGGAGAAGGAGGAAGTTATGTAGAAGGAAAGACATCGCTGAAACCTTCAGAGCGACCTGACAGGTGCAAGTCCTGTCCGGCCAAGGCTGGCCACCAGCCGGAACCGAGTGTTGCGTGGTCGAGGAGCGATCCCGACTGCGAAGCGTACACAGGGGGCCTGTAGGCCGCGTGATGGAGCCTCGAAAGTACGGAATGCGGAGCCGACGTTATTGAACGGACGGAAGGCAACAGGGGTGGTGCTGTACTGGCCTGGCATCATCCCTCCGCCGGGGTCGAAGAGCGGGGCATGCAGGGCAAGGGTCGCCCAGGAACCTGGGAGGGCTCGATCACTCCTTGCGGGAAGAGCGGTGCGGGCGCCGTGTGAGAAAAGGCCCAGGCCCATCGGAGCGGTGTCCGGCCGATGGGAGCGAACGGGACACGAAGCAGGGTACCGGCGCGCGAAGGCGACGAAGCGCGCTGGGAAGGTGATCGAGCAATCGGAGCCTGCCGATAGTACCTGGGAAGTCGGGGAACCTGCCCCAAGGGACCCGATGGAGGGAAGCGGCAGGTCGGACGATGGGGCTTTCGGAGGGGCAGATGGCCGGGACATCGAGCCAGGAAAACATCTCAACACGACAACGGAAGCTAGTGGAACTGGCCCGGATCGAACCGAAGCTGGAACTGACCACGATTGCCCACCACATCGACGTGGTGTGGCTGGAAGAAGCCTGGCGGCGCACCCGCAAGGACGGGGCCGCCGGGGTGGACGGCGTGACTGCATCCCAATACGCAGCCGCCTTAGAGGAGAACCTGACGCGCCTGCTGGAACGGTTCAAGACCGGCCGGTATCGGGCGCCTGCGGTACGGCGCGTCCACCTGCCCAAGCCGGGAACGGGAAAGACCCGCCCGATCGGCATTCCCACGCTGGAAGACAAGGTGCTGCAACGGGCGGTGCTGATGGCGCTGGAACCCATCTTCGAGCAGGACTTTCTCGACTGCGCCTACGGGTTCCGGCCCGGACGCAGTGCCCACCAGGCCCTGGAGAGGCTATGGGGCGGGCTGATGGCCATGGGCGGTGGCTGGGTCATCGACCTGGACATCCAAAACTTCTTCGACGACGTGGACCGGGACCGGCTGCGGAACTTTCTGGGGCAGAGGGTGCGCGACGGCGTGATCTGCCGCGTGATCGGTAAATGGCTGAATGCCGGCGTCATGGAGAGCGGACAGCTTCACTACCCCGAACAAGGGACACCGCAAGGTGGGGTGATCTCCCCGCTGCTGGCCAACCTCTACCTGCATCACGTGCTCGACCTGTGGTTCGAGCAGACGGTCAAACCGCGACTGCAAGGCAGCGCCTTCGAAGTCCGGTTCGCCGACGATGCGGTCCTGGTGTTCAAACGGGAAGAAGACGCCCGGCGGGTATTGGCCGTTCTGGGCAAGCGCCTGGCCAAATACGGCCTGCGCCTGCACCCGGACAAAACCCGCCTGCTCGACTTCAGAAAACCCGGACGGAAAGGCCAGAGCTTCCAATACCTGGGATTCACCCACTACTGGGGACGCTCAAGGAAAGGGCGTTGGGTCGTCAAACGCAAGACCGCCCAAGCCCGGCTCAGCCGCTCCCTGCAGGCGATCAACCACTGGTGCCGGATGCACCGCCACTGGCCGGTTGCAGACCAACAAGCGGCCCTGAGCCGCAAACTCAAGGGGCATTATGCCTACTATGGGATCGTCGGCAACAGCCAATCGCTGGCCCGCTTCCTGTACGAGGTCAGACGGCGCTGGTACAAATGGTTGTCCCGCCGCAACCGGGAACGGATGAACTGGGACCATTTTGGGCGGCTGTACAAACGATACCCACTCCCCCCACCGCGCGTGGTTCACGGAATTGCCCGTTGCGTAGCGACGCCATAGTCCGAGGAGCCGGATGCCTTAATCGGGCACGTCCGGATCTGTGGGAACCGCGGGTGAGCAATCGCCCGCGGTCACCCGGCCGGTCTTGCCAAGTGCCTGAAGATTCAGGAGAATGCGGGCCATGGAAAGACTTGATCTGGACCTGAGCCGCCCACCTCCCTTGCCCGGGACGGTGGAGGAATGCCACCGGGTGATCGAAGCGCTTTGGCGGGCGCTGGGAGAATTTCAGCAGATCCAGGCGCGAGTGGAAGAACTGGAGGAACAGTTGGCCTTGGGGTCCGACAATTCCTCCCAACCACCTTCCCAGGACAGCACGAAGAAGCGCGCCGAGCGCAAGGGCAAGCGACCGACGGGACGCAAGAAAGGGGCGCAGGTGGGACATCCCAGGCACGAGCGGGCTCTGGTTCCGGCAGAAGCAGTGGACGAGGTCCGGCATTACTTTCCCCATGGCCGCTGCGAGTGCGGTGGGTCGGTGGCGGTGCGGGGATTCCGTCCCCATCAGGTGTTCGACCTGCCCGAGATTCGTTACCGGGTGGTCGAACACCGGGTGTATGAAGGCCGCTGTGGGTGGTGTGGTCAGAAGCACCAGGGGCGGCTACCGGATGAGGTTCCCCGCGGCCAGATGGGACCTGGGCTGGTGGCGTGGATTGGCTTGATGACGGGGCGCTATCACCTGTCGCTGCGGGAAGTCGAAGCGCTGCTGGAAGAACAATGGGGTCTGAGATTCAGCCTGGGGGCGATCAGCCAGAGCCAGATCCCGCTGCAGGCGTGGCTGGGTCCGGTCTACAACCAGATTGGCGAGGCGGTCAGAAAAGCGCTGATCGCCCATGCCGACGAGACCCGCCACTACCGGGGCCGCAGCATCTATTGGCTGTGGGCGCTGACGACCGATCAGATGGCGTATTTCCTGACCCATTATTCCCGCGGCAAGGGTGCGGCCGGTGAGCTGTTGGGGGATTTCCAGGGAATCCTGGTGACCGACCGCCACGGGGCCTACAACGACCATCCCCAGGACTCACACCAATACTGCTGGGCGCATCTCATCCGCAACCTGGAACGGATCGCCGGGCGCAAGGGACAGGCCGGCGAAGATGGCGAACGCCTGCTCCGGGCCGCCCGCCTGACGGTTCACTGCGGCAAGCTCTGGCAACAGAGCCATTACCCATCCGACCGCTACCGAAGGCGATTGGAACGCCTCAAAGCCCTCTTCCGGCGCGAACTGGAACAGGCCGCCCAAAGACATGGCGACAACAAAACCGGTCGCAGCTGCCGCAAGTTGTTGGACGATTTTCCCAGGTTCTGGACCTTCCCGGACCATCCCGGGGTACCGATGACCAACAACACGGCAGAGCGTGCCCTACGCCCCTATGTCATCTGGCGCAAGACCCGTTTCTTCAGCCAGTCGCATCGCGGTGACTGCTTCCGACCCATGATCCTGTCGCTGGTCGAAACCTGCAAGCGCCTCAAGATCGGCGTCTATCAGACCCTGCGGACCATCTGCGCCCAGGGCATGGCAGAGGGCGAGGTCACCTTCCGCCTGCCCCTGCCGGAACCTCAACCACTTCCAGTGGCAAGCCCGGCCGGGTGACCGCGGGCGATTGCTCACCCGCGGTTCCCACAGATCCGGACGTGCCCGATTAAGGCATCCGGCTCCTCGGACTATGGCGTCGCTACGCAACGGGCAATTCCGTGAACCACGCGCGGTGGGGGGAGTGGGTATCGTTTGTACAGCCGCCCAAAATGGTCCCAGTTCATCCGTTCCCGGTTGCGGCGGGACAACCATTTGTACCAGCGCCGTCTGACCTCGTACAGGAAGCGGGCCAGCGATTGGCTGTTGCCGACGATCCCATAGTAGGCATAATGCCCCTTGAGTTTGCGGCTCAGGGCCGCTTGTTGGTCTGCAACCGGCCAGTGGCGGTGCATCCGGCACCAGTGGTTGATCGCCTGCAGGGAGCGGCTGAGCCGGGCTTGGGCGGTCTTGCGTTTGACGACCCAACGCCCTTTCCTTGAGCGTCCCCAGTAGTGGGTGAATCCCAGGTATTGGAAGCTCTGGCCTTTCCGTCCGGGTTTTCTGAAGTCGAGCAGGCGGGTTTTGTCCGGGTGCAGGCGCAGGCCGTATTTGGCCAGGCGCTTGCCCGGAACGGCCAATACCCGCCGGGCGTCTTCTTCCCGTTTGAACACCAGGACCGCATCGTCGGCGAACCGGACTTCGAAGGCGCTGCCTTGCAGTCGCGGTTTGACCGTCTGCTCGAACCACAGGTCGAGCACGTGATGCAGGTAGAGGTTGGCCAGCAGTGGGGAGATCACCCCACCTTGCGGTGTCCCTTGTTCGGGGTAGTGAAGCTGTCCGCCTTCCATGACACCGGCATTCAGCCATTTACCGATCACGCGGCAGATCACGCCGTCGCGCACCCTCTGCCCCAGAAAGTTCCGCAGCCGGTCCCGGTCCACGTCGTCGAAGAAGTTTTGGATGTCCAGGTCGATGACCCAGCCACCGCCCATGGCCATCAGCCCGCCCCATAGCCTCTCCAGGGCCTGGTGGGCACTGCGTCCGGGCCGGAACCCGTAGGCGCAGTCGAGAAAGTCCTGCTCGAAGATGGGTTCCAGCGCCATCAGCACCGCCCGTTGCAGCACCTTGTCTTCCAGCGTGGGAATGCCGATCGGGCGGGTCTTTCCCGTTCCCGGCTTGGGCAGGTGGACGCGCCGTACCGCAGGCGCCCGATACCGGCCGGTCTTGAACCGTTCCAGCAGGCGCGTCAGGTTCTCCTCTAAGGCGGCTGCGTATTGGGATGCAGTCACGCCGTCCACCCCGGCGGCCCCGTCCTTGCGGGTGCGCCGCCAGGCTTCTTCCAGCCACACCACGTCGATGTGGTGGGCAATCGTGGTCAGTTCCAGCTTCGGTTCGATCCGGGCCAGTTCCACTAGCTTCCGTTGTCGTGTTGAGATGTTTTCCTGGCTCGATGTCCCGGCCATCTGCCCCTCCGAAAGCCCCATCGTCCGACCTGCCGCTTCCCTCCATCGGGTCCCTTGGGGCAGGTTCCCCGACTTCCCAGGTACTATCGGCAGGCTCCGATTGCTCGATCACCTTCCCAGCGCGCTTCGTCGCCTTCGCGCGCCGGTACCCTGCTTCGTGTCCCGTTCGCTCCCATCGGCCGGACACCGCTCCGATGGGCCTGGGCCTTTTCTCACACGGCGCCCGCACCGCTCTTCCCGCAAGGAGTGATCGAGCCCTCCCAGGTTCCTGGGCGACCCTTGCCCTGCATGCCCCGCTCTTCGACCCCGGCGGAGGGATGATGCCAGGCCAGTACAGCACCACCCCTGTTGCCTTCCGTCCGTTCAACAACGTCGGCTCCGCATTCCGTACTTTCGAGGCTCCATCACGCGGCCTACAGGCCCCCTGTGTACGCTTCGCAGTCGGGATCGCTCCTCGACCACGCAACACTCGGTTCCGGCTGGTGGCCAGCCTTGGCCGGACAGGACTTGCACCTGTCAGGTCGCTCTGAAGGTTTCAGCGATGTCTTTCCTTCTACATAACTTCCTCCTTCTCCAGGCTTGGCCTGGCGCAATGAAAGGACACGGAGCGGTCCAGGGCCACGGTATCGTCGCCGGCCGGGGTACCGCCTCCGGCCGCGGCCTGGTGATCTATCGACAGAATGGTCAGTGGCGCTATCGCAAAGGTGAAGGCACCGTTTCCGGACAGGGCATCGCCATCGGCCGAGGCGCCGCCCGCGGCCGCGGCGTTGCCGCCGGCCAGGGACGCGCCAAGGGCCATGGCCGCAAATGGCCGTTCTGACATGCATGCTGGCGATCCCACCGTCCATCTGCTGCGGCGCACCGGTTTCGGCATCCGGGCCGGAGAGTTGCGTCAGGCCAAAGAGATGGGTTGGCAGACCTGGCTGGAAAACCAGTTGTCTCCGGAAACCATCGACGATTCAGCGGTGGACGATCAACTCAAGCGCTTCTTCCCCACCCTCGACAAAACCGCCGGGGCGCTGGCGACCCGTGATCGAAACCGCCTGCGACGCACGATGCTGGAACTGAAAGCGGCCCGCCTGCTGCTGGCCTTGTTCAGCCGCCGCCAGCTGTTCGAGGTGATGGTGGAATTCTGGAGCGACCACTTCAACATCTACCACCGGGACGGTCCGGTAAAGTTCCTGAAAACGGTGGACGACCGCGAGGTCGTCCGCCGGCATGCCCTGGGCCGTTTCGCCGACCTGCTGCAGGCATCGGCCACCAGCCCCGCCATGCTGGTGTATCTGGACAATCACCGCAACAGACGCCGCGGCCCCAACGAAAACTATGCCCGCGAGCTGATGGAACTGCATACCGTCGGCAGCGACGGCGGCTACTCCCAAGCGGACGTGGAGGCCGTTGCCCGTTGTTTCACCGGCTGGGGTGTCGATCGCCAGACCGGGGCGTTTCGCTTCTACCCTCGGCGCCACGACGACGGCGCCAAGACAGTGATGGGCCTGGAAATACCCGCCGGCGGGGGCATGGAGGACGGCCTTCAGGTACTGGCGCATTTGCTCCAGGTGCCTCACCCCGAAGGGCCGGAACTGCGGGCCAACGCCCGCCTCATCGCCACCAAGCTCTGCCGCCGTTTTGTGGCTGACGAACCCCCACCGCAATTGGTTGGCCGGATCGCCCGCCGTTGGCAAGAGACGGACGGCGACATCCGCGAAACCCTGGCGTTTCTGTTGCGCTCCGAGGCATTCTTCAGCCAGGCCATTCCCAAGGTCAAGCGGCCGCTTCACTTCGTCTGCAGTGCCCTGCGTCAGACGGGAGCTGAAATCGGCGACCTGCTGCAGGCGACCGCCACCTTGCTCAAGGTGCTGCGCCGCCTGGGACACTCCTCCTTCGACCATCCGACGCCGGACGGTTATCCCGACGCCGCCGCCCCTTGGCTGGGCGCCGACGGCCTGCTGCAGCGCTGGCGCTTCAGCCTCCGGCTCGCCCGGGACCAACTGCCTGGGTTCCGGCTGGACCGGGAACGTTTGACCGCCGGCGCCCGGACGCCGGCGGCCATCATCGAACGCCTGGAGGTCAATCTGTTTCCCGACGGCATACCCGAGGGGCTGCGCCGGCAGATGGTGGATGTATTGGCCCGCGGGACCGATCCTGCTCAACCCCTGGGCAGCGACCGGGATCGGCGCATCGCGGCTGCCGTTGCCCTGGCGCTGGCCAGCCCGGCGTTTCAGGTTTATTGAAGGAGGTTCCCCCATGTCTCTGAACCGACGCGAATTCATCAAAGTGATGGCGGTCGCCGGGATGTCGCCCTGGACGCCGCGGCTTGGATGGGCGCAGGAACCGACGGCAAGGCAAAACAGGGCGCTCGTCTGTCTGTTTTTGCGCGGTGGCGCCGATGCGGTCAACCTGCTGGCACCCTATGCCGACCCCCTTTACCGCCAACTGCGGCCCACTTTGGCCCTTCCGGAACCAGGGGTGGCGGGGGGCGTGTTGCCCCTGGACAGCCAGCTGGGCTTGCCTCCAACCCTGGAACCGCTGTTGCCCCTGTACCGATCCGGCGATCTTGCCCTGGTGTCCCTGTGCGGCCTTGGGAACGACAGCCGCTCCCACTTCGACCGCCAGCGGTGGATGGAGGCCGGTGGCGACGGGATCCCGGTTCCCGGCGACGGCTGGCTCGCCCGCGCCCTGGCCCAGACCGATCTCCCAACGCCGGTAGCGGCAGTCGGTTTCGGCGGACGCCTGCCCTTTGCGCTTAGCGGCGCCAGCGCCGTCGCCATCCGGGATTTGGACCGTTTCGGCTTGCCAGCCAAACACATGTCGGCCCTGACCCAGCTGTATGAGGGGGGAAACCTGGTGAGCCAGGCCGGACAGCAGACGCTGGCGGCGCTGAACTTCATCGGCAACGCCTCTCTGCCGCCCCAAGGGAGCGATTATCCTGATTCTTCCCTGGGACGGGATCTGGCCCAGACCGCCCGGCTCATCAAGAGCGGCATCGGCCTGCGGGCCTTCTGTCTCGACAGCGGCGGCTGGGACACCCATGCCAATCAGGCCGCCACCCTGGCTGCCCGCCTCGACGATCTCGCCCGCTCCCTGGCGGCCTTTCACGCCGATCTGGGAGCGCAGATGACCAACACCTGTGTGGTGGTCATGAGCGAATTCGGGCGCCGGGTCGCGGAGAACGCCTCCGGTGGCACCGATCACGGCCATGGCGGGGTCATGCTGGTGCTCGGGGGCGGGGTTCAGGGGGGAAAGATCTATGGAGACCGGCCGGATCTCAGCGACCTGTACGGCCCCGGAGATCTGCCGGTGACCACCGACTACCGTTCCGTGCTGGCGGAAGCGGTGACAGTTACCCTGGGCGTGAGCGATCTAAAGACCGTCTTCCCCGGTTTCCAGCCTCAAGTTCTGGGCCTGTTTTGAGAGATAGACGCTCGGTTCGGTGCCGACTGCCCGGTTGGTGCGACCACCTCAACCTGCCGCCAGATGGCATCAATCCAGTCCGGATCGATCCGTCCCGAGCCCGCCTTAAGCCAGGCGACGATGGCGGCGGCCACGTCCGGATAACGCACTTGCACCGCCCTGCCGCTTTCGAGCCAGGCGGCCACCGTGTCCTGGTCGAGGCGCGCCATCACCGTCCCCCAGCCCAGTTCCGCCAGCGCCTTGGCGTTGCAGCATTGCTCCCACTGGCCCTTCAGGGGTTTGCTGAGGATCTTCTTGCCGGCCGCCAATGCCTCGGAGATGAACTCGAAACCGCTGTTGCAGATCACCCCGGCGGAGGCCGCCAGATCCTGCTGGAAACCGTCGCGGGAAAAGGGATGGAAACGCAGGTTGCGGTCCGCGTAGGGGACGGGCACCTGGCTGTGGTAAACATGGAAACGCCAGCGGGGAAAGTTGAGCAGCAGGCGGCGAATGTCGGCCAGCGACTCGAAGGGAAGATAGACCAGGATCCGGCGTGGATCGGTTGCCTGCACCGGTAACGGTTCCACCAGCGGTGGCAGAATCGGCTGACCGAAGTGATGCCAGTGCAGCCCCAGTCCCAGCGGCGCCGGCGCGTACCAGCGCAGCAGCAACCGTGCGTGCCAGCCGCCGCGGCATTTGGGAATGGCGTAACGGAACGCCTGCTGATGGCCGAGGCCGATTACCGGCACGCCGTCCAGGCGGGCCGCCCAGGCCGACACCGGCTCGAAGTCGTTGAGCACCAGATCGAAACCGCGCAGATCCAGCGCCTGGACATCGTGGATGAAGCCGGGCAAATCCCGCACCCTGGCCAGGGTGCGCAGGTAATCGATCCGCCCCTTGCGGGAGACGAACGTCAGGCCGCGGCGCCACCACCAGTCGCCGAAGACCTCCATGTCGAAAAACTTTTCCCGCGGCCGGCCGCTGAACAGATACTGGACCTCGATCCCTGCGGCCCTGAGGGCCGGGGCCATGACCCGGGCGCGGGTCAGGTGACCGTTGCCGGTTCCCTGAACGCCGTAGAGTATCCTCATCCGCCCATCCAGCCGAGGGTGGCCAGGGCGCAGAGGCTCCCCATCAACGCACCGGCGGCGATGTCGGCAGGATAATGCACACCGAGAAAGATGCGCGACAGCCCTACCAGTACCGCCCACAGGAAGACCGCCGGCGAGACCACGGGATAGAACCAGGCCAGCAGAATGGCGGTGGCGAAGGCGGCTGAAGTGTGGCCGGAGGGAAAGCTGAATTCGTCGGAGGGGACGATATGGCTGCGGAAGCCGGCCAGGCGCGTCTGCGGCCGCCCCCGCTTTAAGCTGTTCTTGAGCAGAAAATACAGCGGCCGCTCAAGGGCGAAGGTGGCGATGCCGGCGGTCAGGAACCACTCGCCCCGCGCCCCGTCGACCCACCACAGCCAGCAGCCCAGCAGGATGTACCAGCCCCCGTCGCCGCTGCGGGAGATCCAGCGGCTGGCGGTCACCAGCAACTGGTAGCTGCGGCGCTTAAGAAACCAGAGAAACAGGGCCTCATCGTAGCTTTGCAGGGATTGCAACAAACGCATGGCGCACGCTCCTTTCGGCTTGAACCTGCTCGAAGATAGCGCCCGAAGATGACAAAACGATCACCGTTTGGTTACCGATTCTTGACCGTACACTGCCACGAAACCGTCATGCATTCTTCGCATGCCTGTCACATCGCCTCTCTATGGTTGCCGGAAAATCCACAACTCAAGGGAAACTGCCATGAAAAACGACCTTCCCACCGGCAACTGGCAATGGTCCGCCCCTTCCCCACGGCGTTACCAGTCGTTCGTCGCCCTCAGTCCCCAAACCGTGGAGGCGGCCTGCCGGCTGCGTTACCGGGTGTTCGCCGAGGAAATGGGCGCCCGCCTGGCGGGTGACGGGCTGGATCATGACCGCTTCGATCCTTACTGCGATCACCTGGTCGTCCACGACCAGCGGGAGGACCGCATCGTCGGCACCACCCGCCTGCTCAGCGATGCCGCGGCGCGCCGCAGCGGC comes from Methylomarinovum caldicuralii and encodes:
- a CDS encoding DUF1501 domain-containing protein, whose translation is MSLNRREFIKVMAVAGMSPWTPRLGWAQEPTARQNRALVCLFLRGGADAVNLLAPYADPLYRQLRPTLALPEPGVAGGVLPLDSQLGLPPTLEPLLPLYRSGDLALVSLCGLGNDSRSHFDRQRWMEAGGDGIPVPGDGWLARALAQTDLPTPVAAVGFGGRLPFALSGASAVAIRDLDRFGLPAKHMSALTQLYEGGNLVSQAGQQTLAALNFIGNASLPPQGSDYPDSSLGRDLAQTARLIKSGIGLRAFCLDSGGWDTHANQAATLAARLDDLARSLAAFHADLGAQMTNTCVVVMSEFGRRVAENASGGTDHGHGGVMLVLGGGVQGGKIYGDRPDLSDLYGPGDLPVTTDYRSVLAEAVTVTLGVSDLKTVFPGFQPQVLGLF
- a CDS encoding phosphatase PAP2 family protein, coding for MRLLQSLQSYDEALFLWFLKRRSYQLLVTASRWISRSGDGGWYILLGCWLWWVDGARGEWFLTAGIATFALERPLYFLLKNSLKRGRPQTRLAGFRSHIVPSDEFSFPSGHTSAAFATAILLAWFYPVVSPAVFLWAVLVGLSRIFLGVHYPADIAAGALMGSLCALATLGWMGG
- a CDS encoding MJ1255/VC2487 family glycosyltransferase, producing the protein MRILYGVQGTGNGHLTRARVMAPALRAAGIEVQYLFSGRPREKFFDMEVFGDWWWRRGLTFVSRKGRIDYLRTLARVRDLPGFIHDVQALDLRGFDLVLNDFEPVSAWAARLDGVPVIGLGHQQAFRYAIPKCRGGWHARLLLRWYAPAPLGLGLHWHHFGQPILPPLVEPLPVQATDPRRILVYLPFESLADIRRLLLNFPRWRFHVYHSQVPVPYADRNLRFHPFSRDGFQQDLAASAGVICNSGFEFISEALAAGKKILSKPLKGQWEQCCNAKALAELGWGTVMARLDQDTVAAWLESGRAVQVRYPDVAAAIVAWLKAGSGRIDPDWIDAIWRQVEVVAPTGQSAPNRASISQNRPRT